The Deltaproteobacteria bacterium genome contains a region encoding:
- a CDS encoding chemotaxis protein CheW: MGVDGAAMVVFELAGERYGVPAAAVEEVLRAVAPVEAAEALPGGNRVIDLRGERVPLVALAGPREGESAELCPEEHLLVVRRGTRRLAVRVDRVLALERVDPVALAPATELEGASGLPVGLVRLVGSRAPEGRRAALEGEPVVPDAPSPEESAAILRERARRLAARPTGESGPRRRREVVSFTSGGGRYALELAEVREVRRAEALTSVAGAPPGLAGVMPLRDALLPVFELGVVLGGPPRPPTDASRVLLLGERGAEVGVLVEAVLSAAFVAAEELRPLTGGEPSPPRELVKGVTPEGLALLDGAALREGPWLRIERGDGGR, from the coding sequence ATGGGGGTCGATGGGGCGGCCATGGTGGTGTTCGAGCTCGCCGGGGAGCGCTACGGAGTGCCCGCGGCGGCCGTCGAGGAGGTGCTGCGCGCCGTGGCGCCGGTCGAGGCTGCCGAGGCGCTCCCGGGGGGGAATAGGGTGATCGACCTGCGCGGCGAGCGCGTGCCGCTGGTGGCGCTGGCCGGGCCGCGAGAGGGCGAGTCCGCGGAGCTTTGCCCCGAGGAGCACCTGCTCGTCGTGCGCCGGGGGACGAGGCGCCTCGCCGTGCGCGTGGACCGCGTGCTGGCGCTCGAACGCGTCGACCCGGTCGCGCTCGCGCCCGCGACCGAGCTCGAGGGAGCGAGCGGTCTTCCAGTCGGGCTCGTGCGGCTCGTCGGGTCGCGTGCTCCCGAGGGGCGACGGGCCGCGCTTGAAGGCGAGCCTGTGGTCCCCGACGCCCCTTCCCCTGAGGAGTCGGCGGCGATTCTGCGCGAGCGCGCGCGGCGGCTGGCCGCTCGGCCAACGGGAGAGAGCGGGCCGAGGCGTCGCCGGGAGGTGGTGAGCTTCACCTCGGGGGGTGGACGCTACGCGCTGGAGCTCGCGGAGGTGCGCGAGGTGCGGCGCGCGGAGGCGCTGACGTCCGTGGCCGGAGCGCCTCCCGGGCTCGCCGGAGTCATGCCGCTTCGGGACGCGCTGCTCCCGGTCTTCGAGCTAGGCGTGGTTCTCGGCGGCCCTCCGCGGCCTCCGACCGACGCGAGCCGGGTGCTCCTGCTCGGCGAACGAGGGGCCGAGGTCGGAGTGCTCGTCGAGGCGGTGCTCTCGGCGGCCTTCGTCGCGGCCGAGGAGCTGCGCCCGCTGACGGGAGGAGAACCCTCGCCGCCGCGGGAGCTCGTGAAGGGAGTGACCCCCGAGGGGCTCGCGCTTCTCGACGGGGCGGCGCTCCGCGAGGGTCCGTGGCTGCGTATCGAACGAGGCGACGGCGGGCGTTGA
- a CDS encoding response regulator — MGAKILLVEDNENNRYLATFLLERHGFTVIAAQNGREALERARAEAPELILLDIQMPEMDGYETAERLKADPELAAIPVVGVSSFAMVGDRERALALGFSGYLEKPIDPATFVDQVRAYLRSERTPGP; from the coding sequence ATGGGAGCGAAGATCCTGCTCGTCGAGGACAACGAGAACAACCGGTACCTGGCCACCTTCCTGCTCGAGCGCCACGGCTTCACGGTCATCGCCGCGCAGAACGGGCGCGAGGCGCTCGAGCGCGCGCGGGCCGAGGCGCCCGAGCTGATCCTGCTCGACATCCAGATGCCCGAGATGGACGGCTACGAGACCGCGGAGCGACTGAAGGCCGACCCCGAGCTGGCGGCCATCCCGGTGGTGGGGGTGAGCTCCTTTGCCATGGTCGGGGATCGCGAACGCGCGCTCGCTTTGGGGTTCTCGGGCTACCTCGAGAAGCCGATCGACCCCGCGACCTTCGTCGACCAGGTGCGCGCCTACCTCCGGTCCGAGCGGACGCCTGGCCCTTAG
- a CDS encoding response regulator yields the protein MKVLSVDDNAENLYLVELLLSAGGHEVVSVRGGIEALARLHAEPVDLVLSDVLMPEMDGFALCRAIKADPKLRHVPVVFYTATYTEDRDRQLALSLGAARYLIKPIEPREFEAVLREVLAEAQAGALTRALIELPAEDQYLRTYNERLVQKLEKKMLDLAAANRRLQAELAAHAETTAALLRAQKLQVIGQLAAGAVHEMNNLLVGVTGTAGLLRERVAGDPEALADLDLIAESARAASTIARQLLTLGRQGEVRRAPVDLEAHVASRLPMLQRATGPEIRVVHEQGGRPARIAGDLALLDQLLTNLAINARDAMAGGGTLRLRTACGAATEEGGAPRSVVTLSVQDTGPGLSEEIRAHLFEPFYTTKPEGRGSGLGLATVQRVVQVHEGRIRVESSAVGTTFTMEFPALDEPDRAREG from the coding sequence ATGAAGGTTCTGAGCGTCGACGACAACGCCGAGAACCTCTATCTGGTGGAGCTCCTGCTCTCGGCGGGGGGGCACGAGGTCGTCTCGGTCCGCGGCGGCATCGAGGCGCTCGCGCGGCTGCACGCCGAGCCCGTCGATCTCGTGTTGAGCGACGTGCTGATGCCCGAGATGGACGGCTTCGCGCTCTGTCGCGCGATCAAGGCCGACCCGAAGCTGCGTCACGTGCCGGTCGTCTTTTACACCGCCACCTATACCGAGGACCGGGACCGGCAGCTCGCGCTCTCGCTCGGGGCGGCGCGCTACCTGATCAAGCCGATAGAGCCGCGCGAGTTCGAGGCCGTGCTGCGCGAGGTGCTGGCCGAGGCCCAGGCGGGGGCGCTCACCCGGGCGCTCATCGAGCTGCCGGCCGAGGATCAGTACCTCCGCACCTACAACGAGCGGCTGGTCCAGAAGCTCGAGAAGAAGATGCTCGACCTGGCCGCGGCGAACCGCCGCCTGCAGGCGGAGCTCGCGGCGCACGCCGAGACCACCGCGGCGCTCCTGCGCGCGCAGAAGCTACAGGTGATCGGCCAGCTCGCCGCGGGGGCCGTGCACGAGATGAACAACCTCCTCGTGGGGGTGACAGGCACGGCGGGGCTGCTGCGGGAGCGCGTCGCGGGAGACCCAGAGGCTTTGGCCGATCTGGACCTGATCGCCGAGTCCGCCCGCGCGGCCTCCACCATCGCGCGGCAGCTCCTCACCCTCGGGCGCCAGGGGGAGGTGCGGCGGGCGCCGGTGGACCTCGAGGCCCATGTGGCGAGCCGGCTCCCCATGCTCCAGCGCGCGACGGGCCCGGAGATTCGGGTGGTGCACGAGCAGGGGGGACGGCCGGCCCGGATCGCGGGGGACCTGGCGCTGCTGGACCAGCTCCTCACGAACCTCGCGATCAACGCCCGCGACGCGATGGCTGGCGGCGGCACGCTACGCCTCCGCACGGCGTGCGGAGCTGCGACCGAGGAGGGTGGGGCACCGCGGTCCGTGGTGACGCTGTCCGTGCAGGACACGGGCCCCGGGCTGTCCGAGGAGATCCGCGCGCACCTCTTCGAGCCCTTCTACACGACGAAGCCCGAGGGCCGCGGGAGCGGGCTGGGACTGGCCACCGTACAGCGGGTGGTGCAGGTGCACGAGGGGCGCATCCGCGTCGAGAGCTCGGCGGTGGGGACCACCTTCACCATGGAGTTTCCGGCCCTCGACGAACCCGACCGCGCGCGCGAGGGGTAG
- a CDS encoding methyl-accepting chemotaxis protein, whose translation MSQSRTGAEMPRKGWTIGRKLSLAVGLPVVAVGVVTVTAWRTSAALAESSRWVAHTHEVRAQVELVLSLVKDVETGARGFALTGHEPFLEAYERGRSGVHPSLAELARVTADDATQQTRLAEFARQAKEKLAHQEMLVRGRREQSLEAVLPLVRRGDGKRLMDRLRQTSAQIRAHEDLLLEARKRTLEATLVRVNWTLGAGGGAALLAALIAAAISRNLARRTQELVEGAAQLGTGALTHRLPVASGDELGEIAQAFNRMAERLGTTMVSAETEAQARRRIEELLDGMRDAVQNLAPAVAEVLAATTQQAAGAGRQVAAVQETATTVEEVSHTAAQAAERARTVAELARRSMEVSHAGREVVEVTLADVTRLKAQVEAIAEKMFGLADQAQAISELIASANEIAEQTNLLALNAAIEASRAGEHGRGFAVVAQEVRALADQAKKGTVQVRGILGVIQRQTSAAVLATEEGTKAASGALRAVQQAGEVIGSLTAVITESAQAAAQISASAGQQAAGMSQIGEAVQEITLVANQSLASTQQIERTSHDLHRLTERLRELSAR comes from the coding sequence TTGAGCCAGAGCCGCACGGGGGCCGAGATGCCGAGGAAGGGCTGGACGATCGGACGCAAGCTGAGCCTGGCCGTGGGGCTGCCCGTCGTGGCGGTGGGGGTGGTCACCGTTACGGCCTGGCGCACGAGCGCGGCGCTGGCGGAGAGCAGCCGCTGGGTGGCCCACACCCACGAGGTCCGGGCCCAGGTCGAGCTGGTGCTCTCGCTGGTCAAGGACGTGGAGACCGGGGCCCGGGGCTTTGCCCTGACGGGACACGAGCCGTTTCTCGAGGCGTACGAACGGGGGCGATCGGGAGTCCATCCTTCGCTGGCCGAGCTCGCGCGCGTCACGGCGGACGACGCCACGCAGCAGACGCGACTCGCGGAGTTCGCGCGCCAAGCCAAGGAGAAGCTCGCGCACCAAGAGATGCTCGTGCGCGGCCGGCGCGAGCAGAGCCTCGAGGCCGTGCTCCCGCTGGTCCGCCGCGGCGACGGGAAGCGCCTCATGGATCGCCTGCGGCAGACGAGCGCGCAGATCCGTGCCCACGAGGATCTCCTGCTGGAGGCGCGCAAGCGGACGCTCGAGGCCACGCTGGTCCGCGTCAACTGGACCCTCGGCGCGGGGGGCGGCGCGGCGCTCTTGGCCGCGCTGATCGCCGCCGCGATCAGCCGGAATCTGGCGCGGCGGACCCAGGAGCTGGTGGAGGGTGCGGCCCAGCTCGGGACGGGGGCGCTGACGCACCGGCTCCCCGTGGCCTCGGGCGACGAGCTCGGGGAGATCGCGCAGGCCTTCAACCGCATGGCCGAGCGGCTGGGGACCACCATGGTCAGCGCCGAGACTGAGGCCCAGGCCCGGCGGCGCATCGAGGAGCTTCTCGACGGCATGCGGGACGCGGTGCAGAACCTCGCGCCGGCGGTGGCGGAGGTGCTCGCGGCCACCACGCAGCAGGCGGCGGGAGCGGGGAGACAGGTGGCGGCCGTCCAGGAGACGGCGACCACGGTGGAGGAGGTGAGCCACACCGCGGCGCAGGCGGCCGAACGCGCGCGTACCGTGGCGGAGCTGGCCCGGCGTTCGATGGAGGTCAGCCACGCCGGTCGCGAGGTCGTGGAGGTGACGCTCGCCGACGTGACGCGGCTCAAGGCCCAGGTCGAGGCCATCGCCGAGAAGATGTTCGGCCTGGCCGACCAGGCGCAGGCCATCTCGGAGCTCATCGCCTCGGCCAACGAGATCGCCGAACAGACGAACCTCCTGGCCCTGAACGCGGCCATCGAGGCCTCCCGCGCCGGAGAGCACGGGCGGGGCTTCGCCGTGGTGGCGCAGGAGGTGCGCGCCCTCGCCGACCAGGCCAAGAAGGGCACGGTGCAGGTCCGGGGAATCCTAGGGGTGATCCAGCGCCAGACCTCCGCCGCCGTGCTCGCCACCGAGGAGGGGACCAAGGCCGCGAGCGGGGCGCTGCGCGCGGTGCAGCAGGCGGGGGAGGTGATCGGCAGCCTCACCGCGGTGATCACCGAGTCGGCGCAGGCCGCCGCGCAGATCTCGGCCTCGGCCGGCCAGCAGGCGGCGGGGATGTCCCAGATCGGCGAGGCGGTGCAGGAGATCACGCTCGTGGCGAACCAGAGCCTCGCCTCCACGCAGCAGATCGAGCGCACCTCGCACGATCTGCACCGACTGACCGAGCGCCTGCGGGAGCTCTCGGCGCGCTGA
- a CDS encoding PAS domain S-box protein, with the protein MPLDLEALFQLVEAAPDPMLAVDAEGTIRLVSTQAEALFGARGAALLGQPVEALIPEAARGVHVANRRAYAADPRRRPMGTGLRIRALRADGTEVPVDVSLSPVTCRTGERLVLCSLRDMTAQHALQDELRAARDELEGRVALRTLELATANEQLRAEVATRQRAEEELRASQAELYANRDELQMILDCLGEGVVVADATGRVVLANPEAVRLLDAAPVGAARTEWQVRNEVLLAETREPVSSAENPMGRALRGESCDDIEFLVRSQKWPDGIVVAGSGRPLRDAGGVGRGGVVIFRDITERKRSEERIVRLNQELEERARELAAANERLTEVDRLKSQFLAMMSHELRTPMNSIIGFTGVLEQGLAGPLTGEQRKQLGIVRGAARHLLGLINDLLDLSRIESGKLVLSRERFELAAVVKEVQDVLRPAAEQKGLRFVVDLADAPPELVGDRRRVYQVLLNLANNAVKFTQRGEVRIVGRAALEQVELAVEDTGIGIRADQLHLLFEAFRQLDSSARRVYEGTGLGLHLCRRLLEAMGGMIQVESEPGRGSRFVFTVPLRPSETRPAVS; encoded by the coding sequence GTGCCCCTCGACCTGGAGGCGCTCTTCCAGCTGGTCGAGGCGGCCCCCGACCCGATGCTGGCCGTGGACGCCGAGGGCACGATCCGCCTGGTCAGCACCCAGGCCGAGGCGCTCTTCGGCGCTCGGGGGGCGGCGCTGCTCGGCCAGCCCGTGGAGGCGCTCATCCCCGAGGCCGCGCGGGGGGTGCACGTGGCGAACCGCCGGGCCTACGCGGCGGACCCTCGCCGCCGCCCGATGGGGACGGGGCTCCGCATTCGCGCGCTGCGGGCCGACGGCACCGAGGTGCCCGTGGACGTGAGCTTGAGCCCCGTGACCTGCCGGACCGGCGAGAGGCTCGTGCTCTGCTCCCTGCGGGACATGACGGCCCAGCACGCGCTGCAGGACGAGCTCCGGGCGGCGCGGGACGAGCTCGAGGGGCGAGTGGCGCTCCGCACGCTGGAGCTGGCTACGGCCAACGAGCAGCTCCGGGCCGAGGTGGCCACGCGCCAGCGCGCCGAGGAGGAGCTGCGGGCGAGCCAGGCCGAGCTGTACGCCAACCGGGACGAGCTGCAGATGATCCTGGACTGCCTGGGCGAGGGTGTGGTCGTGGCGGACGCGACGGGCCGCGTGGTGCTGGCGAATCCCGAGGCCGTGCGGTTGCTCGACGCCGCGCCGGTCGGGGCCGCCCGCACCGAATGGCAGGTACGCAACGAGGTGCTCTTGGCCGAGACCCGGGAGCCGGTCTCGTCCGCGGAGAACCCGATGGGTCGGGCCCTGCGGGGCGAGAGCTGCGACGACATCGAGTTTCTCGTCCGGAGCCAGAAGTGGCCCGACGGAATCGTCGTGGCTGGCTCGGGGAGGCCGCTGCGCGACGCGGGCGGAGTCGGCCGGGGCGGGGTGGTGATCTTCCGCGACATCACGGAACGCAAGCGCAGCGAGGAGAGGATTGTTCGGCTGAACCAGGAGCTCGAGGAGCGCGCCCGGGAGCTGGCCGCGGCGAACGAGCGGCTGACCGAGGTGGACCGGCTCAAGTCGCAGTTTCTGGCCATGATGAGCCACGAGCTGCGCACCCCGATGAACTCGATCATCGGTTTCACGGGAGTGCTCGAGCAGGGCCTGGCGGGGCCGCTCACGGGCGAGCAGCGCAAGCAGCTCGGCATCGTGCGCGGGGCGGCGCGGCACCTGCTGGGCCTGATCAACGACCTCCTGGACCTCTCGCGCATCGAATCGGGGAAGCTGGTGCTCTCCCGCGAGCGCTTCGAGCTGGCTGCCGTCGTGAAGGAGGTGCAGGACGTGCTGCGGCCCGCCGCGGAGCAGAAGGGGCTCCGCTTCGTGGTGGACCTCGCGGACGCGCCGCCCGAGCTGGTCGGGGATCGGCGGCGGGTCTACCAGGTGCTCCTGAATCTGGCGAACAACGCGGTGAAGTTCACCCAGCGCGGGGAGGTGCGGATCGTGGGCCGCGCCGCGCTGGAGCAGGTGGAGCTGGCCGTGGAGGATACGGGGATCGGCATCCGCGCCGATCAGCTCCATCTCCTCTTCGAGGCCTTCCGGCAGCTCGACAGCTCGGCGCGGCGGGTCTACGAGGGGACGGGGCTCGGGCTGCACCTCTGCCGCCGCCTGCTCGAGGCCATGGGCGGAATGATCCAGGTGGAGAGCGAGCCCGGCCGGGGCTCGCGCTTCGTCTTCACCGTGCCGCTGCGACCGTCCGAGACACGCCCGGCGGTGAGCTGA